The proteins below are encoded in one region of Amycolatopsis acidiphila:
- the mshA gene encoding D-inositol-3-phosphate glycosyltransferase codes for MRGSRRTSTIWPRRVAVLSVHTSPLEQPGTGDAGGMNVYITHTAVEMARRGICVEVFTRATSSDQPPVTELAPGVLVRHIPAGPFEPLGRDELPAQLCSFTSGVLRAEAFHEPGYYDLIHSHYWLSGQVGWLARDRWGVPLVHTAHTLAKVKNAALAEGDKPEPRTRVFGEEQVVAEADCLIANTPVEARQLVSLYDADPHAVHTVEPGVDLERFTPGSQRAARETLGLPQDAVVLAFAGRIQPLKAPDVLLHAAARLLEQKPELRKRLVVLVVGGPSGTGLEQPQALRELAVALGIQEQTRFLPPQPGEVLAEVYRAADVVAVPSYNESFGLVALEAQACGTPVVAAEVGGLPVAVAHGVSGLLVPSHSAQDWAGALASVALRPDRRAELAANAVHHARRFSWERTTGALLDTYAAAAHSFRNALRPEVAV; via the coding sequence CTGCGCGGATCTCGACGGACTTCGACGATTTGGCCGCGCAGGGTCGCGGTGCTGTCCGTGCACACCTCACCGCTGGAACAACCGGGCACCGGCGACGCCGGCGGGATGAACGTATACATCACGCATACAGCCGTGGAAATGGCGCGGCGCGGGATCTGCGTCGAGGTGTTCACCAGGGCGACCTCGTCGGACCAGCCGCCCGTCACGGAGCTCGCGCCCGGCGTGCTCGTGCGCCACATCCCCGCGGGCCCCTTCGAACCGCTGGGCCGCGACGAGCTGCCCGCCCAGCTGTGCTCGTTCACCTCGGGCGTACTGCGGGCGGAGGCGTTCCACGAGCCCGGCTACTACGACCTGATCCACTCGCACTACTGGCTCTCCGGCCAGGTCGGCTGGCTGGCGCGCGACCGCTGGGGGGTGCCGCTGGTGCACACCGCGCACACGCTCGCGAAGGTCAAGAACGCCGCGCTCGCCGAAGGTGACAAGCCCGAGCCGCGCACGCGGGTGTTCGGTGAGGAGCAGGTGGTCGCCGAGGCGGACTGCCTGATCGCCAACACTCCCGTCGAGGCCCGGCAGCTGGTCAGCCTCTACGACGCCGACCCGCACGCGGTGCACACCGTCGAACCGGGCGTCGACCTCGAACGCTTCACGCCCGGGTCGCAGCGCGCCGCCCGCGAGACGCTCGGCCTGCCGCAGGACGCGGTCGTGCTCGCCTTCGCCGGGCGCATCCAGCCGCTCAAGGCGCCCGACGTGCTGCTGCACGCGGCCGCGCGGCTGCTGGAGCAGAAGCCGGAGCTGCGGAAGCGGCTGGTCGTGCTGGTCGTCGGCGGCCCGTCGGGGACGGGGCTCGAGCAGCCGCAGGCGTTGCGCGAGTTGGCCGTCGCGCTCGGCATCCAGGAGCAGACGCGGTTCCTGCCGCCACAGCCCGGTGAGGTGCTCGCCGAGGTTTACCGCGCCGCCGACGTGGTGGCGGTGCCCAGCTACAACGAGTCGTTCGGGCTGGTCGCGCTGGAAGCGCAGGCGTGCGGGACGCCCGTGGTCGCGGCCGAGGTCGGCGGGCTGCCGGTGGCCGTGGCGCACGGCGTGTCCGGTTTGCTGGTGCCGTCGCACTCGGCGCAGGACTGGGCCGGCGCGCTGGCGAGTGTCGCCCTCCGGCCGGATCGGCGGGCCGAGCTCGCGGCCAATGCCGTGCACCATGCCCGGCGGTTCTCCTGGGAGCGCACCACCGGCGCGCTGCTGGACACTTACGCGGCGGCAGCGCACTCGTTCCGAAACGCCCTACGGCCGGAGGTTGCGGTTTGA
- a CDS encoding phosphoglyceromutase — protein sequence MAELGTLVLLRHGQSTWNAENLFTGWVDVPLSGQGEAEARRGGELLAETGLLPDVVHTSLLRRAISTANIALDVADRHWIDVRRSWRLNERHYGALQGKNKKQVRDEFGEDQFMLWRRSYDVPPPPIERGSEFSQDGDARYADLGDTAPLTECLKDVVARLLPYWESAIVPDLRAGRTVLVAAHGNSLRALVKHLDGISDDAIAGLNIPTGIPLRYDLTEDLKPVTAGGTYLDPTAAKEAAAAVAAQGR from the coding sequence ATGGCCGAACTTGGGACGTTGGTGCTGCTCCGGCACGGGCAGAGCACCTGGAACGCGGAGAACCTGTTCACCGGCTGGGTCGATGTGCCCCTGTCCGGGCAGGGCGAAGCCGAGGCGCGGCGCGGCGGCGAACTGCTCGCGGAGACCGGCCTGCTGCCCGACGTGGTGCACACCTCCCTGCTCCGCCGGGCGATCTCCACCGCGAACATCGCGCTCGACGTCGCCGACCGGCACTGGATCGACGTCCGCCGCAGCTGGCGGCTCAACGAGCGGCACTACGGCGCACTGCAGGGCAAGAACAAGAAGCAGGTGCGCGACGAGTTCGGCGAGGACCAGTTCATGCTCTGGCGCCGCTCGTACGACGTGCCGCCGCCCCCGATCGAGCGCGGCAGCGAGTTCAGCCAGGACGGCGACGCGCGCTACGCCGACCTCGGCGACACGGCACCGCTGACCGAATGCCTCAAGGACGTCGTCGCGCGGCTGCTGCCCTACTGGGAGTCGGCCATCGTGCCGGACCTGCGCGCGGGCCGGACAGTGCTGGTCGCCGCGCACGGCAACTCGCTGCGCGCGCTGGTGAAGCACCTCGACGGCATCTCCGACGACGCGATCGCCGGGCTGAACATCCCGACCGGGATCCCGCTGCGCTACGACCTCACCGAGGACCTGAAGCCGGTCACCGCCGGCGGCACCTACCTCGACCCGACCGCGGCGAAGGAAGCCGCCGCGGCGGTCGCCGCCCAAGGACGCTGA
- a CDS encoding helix-turn-helix domain-containing protein, protein MEVTGEVVTVRGEAELFARTAHLFAAAGDVACAANDMHTWTASRQVAESEATDRTVRKLYRPAVLLDPGQVQHLRERKRFGAQIRITSDEINETIILDRRLAILAGDLSAGERSYSVVTRPEVVQSVTSLFNAAWRAATELEVFEMRFAEIRVLAPRILEVLASGCKDETAARTLGLGLRTYRRRVAELMAALGATSRFQAGARARELGLV, encoded by the coding sequence ATGGAGGTCACCGGAGAGGTCGTGACGGTACGCGGCGAGGCCGAGCTGTTCGCCCGCACGGCGCATCTGTTCGCGGCCGCCGGTGACGTCGCCTGCGCCGCCAACGACATGCACACCTGGACGGCGTCCCGGCAGGTGGCGGAGTCCGAGGCGACCGACCGGACGGTCCGCAAGCTGTACCGGCCGGCGGTGCTGCTCGACCCCGGGCAGGTCCAGCACCTGCGGGAGCGCAAGCGGTTCGGCGCGCAGATCCGGATCACGTCGGACGAGATCAACGAGACGATCATCCTCGACCGGCGGCTCGCGATCCTCGCCGGTGACCTTTCGGCCGGCGAGCGGAGCTACAGCGTCGTGACGCGGCCCGAGGTCGTGCAGAGCGTGACTTCGCTGTTCAACGCGGCCTGGCGCGCGGCGACCGAGCTCGAGGTGTTCGAGATGCGGTTCGCCGAGATCCGCGTGCTGGCACCGCGGATACTCGAGGTGCTGGCGTCGGGGTGCAAGGACGAGACCGCCGCACGCACGCTGGGCCTCGGGCTGCGGACGTACCGGCGCCGGGTGGCCGAGCTGATGGCGGCGCTGGGCGCGACGTCCCGCTTCCAGGCCGGCGCCAGGGCGCGGGAGCTGGGCCTGGTCTGA
- a CDS encoding sensor histidine kinase — translation MSVSAALALAVGCLVVGTVTGSLVARGRHRRADRRPAGPTVAELLLRLVRSSNNGVVVLNRFGDMVLHNNRAETLGLVRDNRADNRARQASEQVIETDEGVEVDLSPLEARGRQPEAVVGHVRPLGDGFTVVEAVDHSEAARLEAVRRDFVANVSHELKTPVGAIALLTEAVLDAAEDVEEVRRFGGKILHESTRLGTLVTELIALSRLQGAERLPDLNVVEVDAVVREALGRTKLSAESADIQVTADAPSGLLIEGDRTLLVTALSNLLENAIAYSPAGSPVSVSRRRADDMVEIAVTDRGIGIGEEDQQRVFERFYRADKARSRATGGTGLGLAIVKHVAANHGGEVKLWSLQGTGSTFTLRLPVYQGASGNGSAHSTAPETPERIPRLVVTSPEQGGKQ, via the coding sequence GTGAGCGTGAGTGCTGCACTCGCCCTGGCTGTCGGCTGCCTGGTCGTCGGCACGGTCACCGGCTCCCTGGTCGCGCGGGGCCGGCACCGGCGGGCGGACCGTCGCCCGGCCGGGCCGACAGTGGCGGAGCTGCTGTTGCGCCTGGTGCGCTCCTCCAACAACGGGGTCGTCGTCCTCAACCGCTTCGGCGACATGGTGTTGCACAACAACCGCGCCGAGACGCTCGGGCTGGTCCGGGACAACCGCGCGGACAACCGGGCCCGCCAGGCCAGCGAACAGGTCATCGAGACCGACGAGGGCGTCGAGGTCGACCTCTCGCCGCTGGAGGCCCGCGGCCGCCAGCCCGAGGCCGTGGTCGGGCACGTCCGGCCGCTCGGCGACGGGTTCACCGTGGTCGAGGCGGTCGACCACTCCGAGGCGGCACGGCTGGAGGCGGTCCGCCGCGACTTCGTCGCCAACGTCAGCCACGAGCTCAAGACCCCCGTCGGCGCGATCGCGTTGCTCACCGAGGCGGTGCTGGACGCCGCTGAGGACGTCGAGGAGGTGCGCCGGTTCGGCGGCAAGATCCTGCACGAGTCGACCCGGCTCGGCACCCTCGTCACCGAGCTCATCGCGCTGTCCCGGCTGCAGGGCGCCGAGCGGCTGCCGGACCTCAACGTCGTCGAGGTGGACGCCGTCGTCCGGGAGGCACTCGGCCGCACGAAGCTGTCCGCCGAGTCCGCGGACATCCAGGTGACCGCCGACGCGCCGAGCGGGCTGCTCATCGAGGGCGACCGGACGCTGCTGGTCACCGCGCTGTCCAACCTGCTCGAGAACGCCATCGCGTACTCGCCCGCGGGCAGCCCGGTGTCGGTCAGCAGGCGGCGCGCCGACGACATGGTCGAGATCGCGGTGACCGACCGCGGCATCGGCATCGGCGAGGAGGACCAGCAGCGGGTCTTCGAGCGCTTCTACCGGGCGGACAAGGCGCGCTCGCGCGCCACCGGCGGCACCGGGCTGGGCCTGGCGATCGTCAAGCACGTCGCCGCGAACCACGGTGGCGAGGTCAAGTTGTGGAGCCTGCAGGGCACCGGTTCGACGTTCACCCTGCGGCTGCCGGTCTACCAGGGCGCGAGCGGCAACGGTAGCGCCCACAGCACTGCCCCCGAAACCCCCGAGCGGATACCCCGGCTCGTGGTGACCAGTCCGGAACAGGGAGGAAAACAGTGA
- a CDS encoding type III secretion system chaperone family protein, which yields MSIDQVIQSTLDKAELKYDRKGEGRYFVTLPGTKKLQTNCWLIMREHAFAVEAFVCRHPDEAHEEVYRFLLRRNAKLYGVHYTVDALGDIYLVGKLGLTTVTEEELDKLLGQVLEAADGDFNTILEIGFATSIKREWDWRVSRGESLANLEAFKHLVEPARPHTPGTLTD from the coding sequence TTGAGCATCGACCAGGTGATCCAGTCCACCCTGGACAAGGCGGAGCTGAAGTACGACAGGAAGGGCGAGGGCCGGTACTTCGTGACCCTGCCGGGCACGAAGAAGCTGCAGACGAACTGCTGGCTGATCATGCGGGAGCACGCCTTCGCGGTGGAGGCCTTCGTGTGCCGGCACCCGGACGAGGCGCACGAGGAGGTCTACCGGTTCCTGCTGCGCCGGAACGCCAAGCTGTACGGCGTGCACTACACGGTGGACGCACTGGGCGACATCTACCTCGTGGGCAAGCTGGGCCTGACCACCGTGACCGAGGAGGAGCTGGACAAGCTGCTGGGCCAGGTGCTCGAAGCCGCGGACGGGGACTTCAACACGATCCTGGAGATCGGCTTCGCGACCTCGATCAAGCGCGAGTGGGACTGGCGCGTCTCCCGCGGCGAGTCACTAGCGAACCTGGAAGCCTTCAAACACCTGGTGGAACCGGCCCGCCCGCACACCCCCGGCACCCTCACCGACTGA
- a CDS encoding Ppx/GppA phosphatase family protein, with translation MRLGVLDVGSNTVHLLVVDAHRGAHPTPMHSEKIVLRLAEQITKHGELAKSGADALVEAVRTAKKSAAELGCAEVMAFATSAVREATNSPKVLRKVVEETGIELRALSGPDEARMTFLAVRRWLGWSAGQLLVLDIGGGSLEVAMGIDEEPLLAESLPLGAGRITRTRFSHDPPSRSELVATSAWLEEQLAPLAHKVTELGRPDRVVATSKTFRSLARLAGAAPSAAGPRVRRTLSDTALRQLIAFISRMTAADLAELEGVSASRSHQLVGGALVAQAAMRALSLHELEICPWALREGLILRRLDRSNGEDETAPGAWRSSPRERTDDSTPVDGSDAVRARWKGGRDA, from the coding sequence GTGCGCCTAGGGGTACTCGACGTGGGGTCCAACACCGTGCATCTGCTGGTGGTGGACGCGCATCGTGGTGCCCATCCGACGCCGATGCATTCGGAGAAGATCGTGCTGCGACTCGCCGAACAGATCACCAAGCACGGCGAGTTGGCCAAATCCGGGGCGGATGCGCTGGTCGAGGCCGTACGCACGGCGAAGAAGTCCGCGGCCGAGCTGGGCTGCGCGGAGGTCATGGCCTTCGCGACCTCGGCGGTGCGCGAGGCGACGAACTCGCCGAAGGTGCTGCGCAAGGTCGTCGAGGAGACGGGCATCGAGCTGAGAGCGCTTTCCGGGCCGGACGAGGCGCGGATGACGTTCCTGGCCGTGCGCCGCTGGCTCGGCTGGTCGGCAGGGCAGCTGCTGGTGCTCGACATCGGTGGCGGCTCGCTCGAGGTCGCGATGGGCATCGACGAGGAGCCGCTGCTGGCCGAGTCGCTGCCGCTCGGCGCCGGGCGGATCACCCGGACCCGGTTCTCGCACGATCCGCCGAGCCGCTCGGAGCTGGTCGCGACGTCGGCGTGGCTCGAGGAGCAGCTGGCGCCGCTCGCGCACAAGGTCACCGAGCTGGGCAGACCCGACCGGGTGGTGGCCACGTCCAAGACGTTCCGCTCCCTGGCCAGGCTGGCCGGGGCGGCTCCCTCCGCCGCGGGACCACGGGTACGCCGTACCCTGTCCGACACCGCACTGCGGCAGCTCATCGCCTTCATCTCCCGGATGACGGCGGCCGACCTGGCCGAGCTCGAGGGAGTCAGCGCGAGCCGGTCGCACCAGCTGGTCGGCGGCGCGCTGGTCGCGCAGGCCGCGATGCGGGCGCTGTCGCTGCACGAGCTGGAGATCTGCCCCTGGGCGCTGCGAGAGGGGCTGATCCTGCGGCGACTGGACCGTTCGAACGGTGAGGACGAAACTGCACCGGGAGCGTGGCGCAGTTCGCCGCGCGAACGGACCGATGACAGCACCCCGGTAGACGGGAGCGACGCGGTGAGGGCACGGTGGAAAGGTGGAAGGGATGCGTGA
- a CDS encoding oxidoreductase produces MTTETITAAAAGTWQLGDRTVNRMGFGAMRLTGTPPDRDRSIAVLRRAVELGVNHIDTAAFYFSPQLSANELINAALRPYPEDLVITSKVGPGRDPSGEFLTARPEQLRGQVEENLRQLGRDHLDVVNLRIGQGLERGTGSLAERFGVLAELREEGLIRHLGISNVGPEHLAEAQAVAPVVCVQNQYGLGVRREDDELLRLCGEQGIAFVPFFSVAHGHEDEAVLALARAHGVTAAQLRLVWTLHQGAHVLAIPGTGNPAHLEENIAAGALRLSEEELRQLDPIR; encoded by the coding sequence ATGACAACGGAAACGATCACCGCCGCCGCGGCGGGTACCTGGCAGCTGGGCGACCGCACCGTCAACCGGATGGGCTTCGGCGCCATGCGGCTCACCGGCACGCCCCCCGACCGCGACCGCTCCATCGCGGTGCTGCGCCGGGCGGTCGAGCTCGGTGTCAACCACATCGACACCGCCGCCTTCTACTTCTCGCCCCAGCTCTCGGCCAACGAGCTGATCAACGCCGCGCTCCGGCCGTACCCCGAAGACCTGGTGATCACCTCCAAGGTCGGCCCCGGCCGCGACCCGTCGGGCGAGTTCCTCACCGCGCGCCCGGAGCAGCTGCGCGGCCAGGTCGAGGAGAACCTGCGCCAGCTGGGCCGCGACCACCTCGACGTGGTCAACCTGCGCATAGGCCAGGGGCTCGAGCGCGGCACCGGCTCCCTCGCCGAGCGCTTCGGGGTGCTCGCCGAACTGCGCGAAGAGGGCTTGATCCGGCATCTGGGCATCTCGAACGTCGGACCGGAGCACCTGGCCGAGGCACAGGCGGTCGCGCCGGTCGTCTGCGTGCAGAACCAGTACGGCCTCGGCGTCCGGCGCGAGGACGACGAGCTGCTGCGGCTCTGCGGCGAGCAGGGCATCGCGTTCGTGCCGTTCTTCTCCGTCGCGCACGGGCACGAGGACGAGGCCGTGCTGGCACTCGCACGGGCACACGGCGTGACCGCCGCGCAGCTCCGGCTGGTCTGGACCTTGCACCAGGGGGCACATGTGCTCGCCATTCCGGGCACCGGAAATCCCGCACACCTCGAGGAGAACATCGCCGCCGGCGCGCTGCGACTGTCCGAAGAGGAGCTGCGCCAACTCGACCCGATCCGGTGA
- a CDS encoding response regulator transcription factor, whose amino-acid sequence MTRVLIVEDEESFADPLAFLLRKEGFTAAVAGNGQQALEEFDRNGADIVLLDLMLPGMSGTDVCKQLRQRSAVPVIMVTARDSEIDKVVGLELGADDYVTKPYSARELIARVRAVLRRGGENGGEGELAPLVLAAGPVRMDVERHVVTVDGAEVSLPLKEFDLLEYLLRNVGRVLTRGQLIDRVWGADYVGDTKTLDVHVKRLRSKIEPDPGSPRHLVTVRGLGYKFET is encoded by the coding sequence GTGACGAGGGTGCTCATCGTCGAGGACGAGGAGTCGTTCGCCGACCCGTTGGCCTTCCTCCTGCGCAAGGAGGGCTTCACCGCCGCCGTGGCAGGCAACGGCCAGCAGGCGCTGGAGGAGTTCGACCGCAACGGCGCCGACATAGTGCTGCTGGACCTGATGCTGCCCGGGATGAGCGGCACCGACGTGTGCAAGCAGCTGCGGCAGCGCTCGGCCGTTCCGGTGATCATGGTGACCGCGCGGGACAGCGAGATCGACAAGGTGGTCGGCCTGGAGCTGGGCGCCGACGACTACGTCACCAAGCCCTACTCGGCCCGCGAGCTGATCGCGCGGGTGCGCGCGGTGCTGCGCCGCGGCGGCGAGAACGGCGGGGAGGGCGAGCTCGCGCCGTTGGTGCTGGCGGCCGGACCCGTGCGGATGGACGTCGAGCGGCACGTGGTGACCGTGGACGGCGCCGAGGTCTCGCTGCCGCTCAAGGAGTTCGACCTGCTGGAGTACCTGCTGCGCAACGTCGGCCGGGTACTGACCCGCGGCCAGCTGATCGACAGGGTGTGGGGCGCGGACTACGTCGGCGACACCAAGACCCTGGATGTGCACGTCAAACGGCTGCGATCGAAGATCGAGCCCGACCCGGGCTCGCCGCGGCACCTGGTGACGGTGCGCGGTCTTGGTTACAAGTTCGAGACTTAA